The Chitinophagales bacterium genome has a segment encoding these proteins:
- the secDF gene encoding protein translocase subunit SecDF, producing the protein MSKGTRIFIGVITALLVLVCIYCLSFTFKVNSIEKNVIAMAEKAIPMQDPTKLYPNSKINQFLYEDSIRQERIGYKNRYLDSIQNEKVFLGSTYKSAKSQQLNLGLDLQGGMSVVLQVSLKELLVSMSDDNPNPAFLKSLDDAEKNMSSSQDDYISLFYEAFKKNSPNGKLAPIFATRQYADRINFNTSDNDVLDIIREEASSAINRTYSIITSRIDQFGTKQPTITLDPKKARINVEIAGVDNPARVRKLLQATANLEFWETYKASQIGQSINSANDALKTYLANNSDETTTTDDSPLVNDDILSGNTTTDSTKNTGNDLLSGNKETNASSDTSQEAKFEEFKNENPLFAVLQPAVDNNNRYMESPVIGYVRALDTAQLNSYLNNPDVRAAFPKDIAFMYGAKAIGGDSKENKVKFYAIYAIKVPSNSDEPPLDGSAISEARADIDQYGQTIVSMQMNTEGARTWSDLTGKNVGNNIAIVLDNQVYSAPTVNGQIDGGSSQISGGFTTEEATDLANVLKTGKLPASARIIEEELVGPSLGEQSIRAGLISLAVSIFLIFVFMVAFYSSGGFIAILMMLLNMLLIVGLLAGFGATLTLPGIAGIVLTLGMAVDANVIIYERIKEELRHGKTVKTAIEEGYKHSYSAIIDGNVTTFITGLILLGFGMGPIRGFAVTLCIGIFTTLFTAVLLSKVILDARMEKGKYYNYVTNFTKNFLQGKNFDFIGKRKISYTISAIILTAGFVSIFTRGFDLGVDFTGGREYKVRFEKGVETNQIKDALTKTVGDGSIVKQFGASNQVKITTHYLIKENTKEADAKVERAVYEGLKPYLNNESFETFKQANLLSSTKIDPTISLDFRKSSFKVTILALLAIFLYILLRFRKYGYSVGAVVATLHDALIVVGLFSLLNGIMWFPLEVDQHFIAAILTIIGYSINDTVIIFDRLREYIGERPNSDLKSTMNDAINSTLSRTFNTAFTVFIVVFILFLFGGSVLKSFSFAMLLGVVIGVYSSVFIASPIMYDVDNFVNRNIKNKDKAASVK; encoded by the coding sequence ATGAGCAAAGGAACAAGAATTTTTATTGGAGTAATTACAGCATTACTCGTTTTAGTATGTATCTATTGTTTGTCGTTTACCTTTAAAGTTAATAGTATAGAAAAAAATGTAATTGCAATGGCAGAAAAAGCTATTCCAATGCAAGACCCTACTAAACTTTATCCTAATAGCAAAATCAATCAGTTTTTATACGAAGATAGTATCAGACAAGAAAGAATTGGCTATAAAAACAGATACTTAGACTCTATTCAAAATGAAAAAGTATTTTTAGGAAGTACTTACAAAAGTGCTAAAAGTCAGCAATTAAACTTAGGACTAGATTTACAAGGTGGTATGAGTGTTGTACTACAAGTATCACTTAAAGAGTTATTGGTTTCTATGTCTGATGACAATCCAAATCCTGCATTTTTAAAATCTTTAGACGATGCTGAAAAAAATATGTCATCTTCTCAAGACGATTATATTAGCTTGTTCTACGAAGCATTCAAAAAGAACAGTCCAAACGGAAAGTTAGCACCAATATTTGCTACAAGACAATATGCCGACAGAATTAATTTCAATACTTCTGATAATGATGTACTAGATATTATTAGAGAAGAAGCTAGCTCTGCAATTAATAGAACATATAGCATTATTACTTCTAGAATTGACCAATTTGGTACTAAGCAACCAACTATCACTTTAGATCCTAAAAAAGCAAGAATCAATGTAGAAATTGCTGGTGTTGATAATCCTGCGAGAGTAAGAAAATTATTACAAGCAACTGCCAACTTAGAATTTTGGGAGACTTATAAAGCATCGCAAATAGGTCAATCAATTAACAGTGCTAACGATGCATTAAAAACATATTTAGCAAATAATAGCGATGAAACTACTACAACCGATGATTCGCCTTTAGTAAACGACGATATTCTGTCTGGAAATACTACTACAGACAGTACAAAAAATACAGGCAACGATTTACTGTCTGGCAATAAAGAAACTAACGCAAGTTCAGATACTTCGCAAGAAGCTAAATTTGAAGAATTCAAAAACGAAAATCCATTATTTGCTGTACTACAACCAGCAGTAGACAACAATAACAGATACATGGAAAGTCCAGTTATTGGTTATGTTAGAGCTTTAGATACAGCACAATTAAACAGCTACCTAAACAATCCAGATGTAAGAGCAGCTTTTCCAAAAGACATTGCCTTTATGTATGGTGCTAAAGCTATAGGTGGCGACAGCAAAGAAAACAAAGTTAAGTTTTATGCTATTTATGCAATAAAAGTACCTTCTAACTCAGATGAGCCACCACTAGATGGTAGTGCTATTTCTGAAGCAAGAGCAGATATTGATCAATACGGACAAACTATTGTAAGTATGCAAATGAATACCGAAGGTGCTAGAACTTGGAGCGATTTAACTGGAAAAAATGTAGGCAATAATATTGCTATTGTACTAGATAATCAAGTGTATTCTGCACCAACTGTAAACGGACAAATTGATGGTGGTAGTTCACAAATTAGTGGTGGTTTTACTACAGAAGAAGCAACCGATTTAGCCAATGTTTTAAAAACTGGTAAGCTACCTGCTTCTGCCAGAATTATAGAAGAAGAATTAGTTGGTCCATCTTTAGGTGAGCAATCTATTAGAGCTGGATTAATTTCATTAGCAGTTTCTATATTCTTAATTTTTGTATTTATGGTAGCATTCTACTCTTCTGGTGGTTTTATTGCTATCTTAATGATGTTATTAAACATGTTATTAATCGTAGGATTATTAGCAGGTTTTGGTGCTACACTTACATTGCCAGGAATTGCAGGTATTGTACTTACTTTAGGTATGGCTGTAGATGCCAATGTGATTATTTACGAAAGAATAAAAGAAGAATTACGACATGGCAAAACAGTAAAAACTGCCATTGAAGAAGGTTACAAACATTCGTATTCTGCCATTATAGATGGTAATGTTACCACATTTATTACTGGTTTAATTTTACTAGGATTTGGTATGGGACCAATCAGAGGTTTTGCGGTAACTTTGTGTATTGGTATTTTTACTACGCTATTTACAGCAGTTTTATTATCTAAAGTAATTTTAGATGCTAGAATGGAAAAAGGTAAATACTACAACTATGTTACCAACTTTACTAAAAACTTCTTACAAGGTAAAAATTTCGATTTTATTGGAAAAAGAAAAATATCTTATACTATTTCTGCAATTATTTTAACAGCAGGATTTGTTTCTATATTTACAAGAGGATTTGATCTTGGTGTTGACTTTACTGGTGGTAGAGAATACAAAGTGCGTTTTGAAAAAGGCGTTGAAACCAATCAAATTAAAGATGCTTTAACTAAAACTGTTGGCGATGGTTCTATTGTAAAACAATTTGGTGCTAGCAACCAAGTAAAAATTACTACGCATTATTTAATTAAAGAAAACACAAAAGAAGCAGATGCTAAAGTAGAGCGTGCTGTATACGAAGGTTTAAAACCATACTTAAATAATGAGTCGTTTGAAACCTTTAAACAAGCTAACTTATTAAGTTCTACGAAAATAGATCCAACTATTTCATTAGACTTTAGAAAGAGTTCATTTAAAGTAACCATTTTAGCATTACTAGCAATTTTCTTATATATCTTATTGCGATTTAGAAAATATGGTTATTCCGTTGGAGCAGTTGTAGCCACTTTACACGATGCTTTAATTGTTGTAGGATTATTCTCTTTACTTAACGGAATTATGTGGTTTCCACTAGAAGTAGACCAACACTTTATAGCAGCCATACTTACCATTATAGGTTATTCCATCAACGATACCGTAATTATCTTTGATAGGTTAAGAGAGTATATTGGCGAAAGACCAAACAGCGATTTAAAATCTACCATGAACGATGCGATTAACAGTACACTTTCTAGAACATTTAATACTGCATTTACTGTATTTATAGTAGTATTTATCTTGTTCTTATTTGGTGGTTCTGTATTAAAATCATTCTCGTTTGCTATGTTGTTAGGTGTTGTAATAGGTGTTTATTCATCAGTATTTATTGCATCACCAATTATGTATGATGTAGACAACTTTGTAAACAGAAACATTAAAAACAAAGACAAAGCTGCTTCGGTGAAGTAA
- a CDS encoding choice-of-anchor B family protein: MIKQFFTLSLLLFIVQFSQAQNIQLLSNLPYNTDLSSCWGYYDAINQKEYAIVGTYSGTSIVDITNPTTPTQVAFLGGSASSWREMKVWSHYAYIVHDVSNGSNEGMQIIDLQYLPDSVKTYNIKNFTSNGKNINIQMAHTVFIDEDGILYLNGGRSTTVNGVGISGTIMFDISQNPTQPEYLGHQNAKYVHDSYARDNYLYESEVYAGTQSIYDISDKANPILVSTTTTPYAYNHNSWTSDDGNYLFTTDEREYAPIGVYDIHDKSNPILISTIKNSPNESVIPHNVRVINDYLVVAHYKLGVVIWDASHPDNIIKVGQYDCSPNYDNIASPWHGVWEAYPYFPSGNIILSDIDEGLFVVKPNYIRAARLEGTVYDAITNQVLPSAVITFLDDASINSTSNAIGEYKTGRVENGIFNVSIDLAGYISQTATVSIQNDSVTILNIHLTPRGGKIEGNIKDINTNLDLQGATIAITELSKNYTTDSLGYFITNTIDSGVYNIHVALAGYISIDTTVTIYNGVITLQDFYLQPIATNKIENAVQKIKIAVQNKQVILINNQADLYTTCFISDVLGRKYNYTLSNNILDLSALSNGTYFLTFVLNDKTLYSQQFYLH, translated from the coding sequence ATGATTAAACAATTTTTTACACTAAGCTTACTACTGTTTATTGTGCAATTTAGTCAAGCACAAAACATACAATTACTATCCAATTTACCTTACAATACAGATTTATCAAGTTGTTGGGGTTATTACGATGCTATCAACCAAAAAGAATATGCTATTGTAGGAACTTATTCAGGTACTTCTATTGTCGATATAACGAATCCAACTACACCAACTCAAGTTGCTTTTCTTGGTGGAAGTGCTTCTTCTTGGAGAGAAATGAAAGTCTGGAGTCATTACGCCTATATTGTTCATGATGTTTCTAATGGTAGTAACGAAGGTATGCAAATTATAGATTTACAGTATTTACCAGATAGTGTAAAAACCTATAATATTAAAAATTTCACATCAAATGGCAAAAATATCAACATACAAATGGCACATACTGTCTTTATTGACGAAGATGGTATTTTGTACTTAAATGGTGGTCGTTCTACAACTGTAAATGGAGTAGGAATTTCTGGTACAATTATGTTCGATATTAGTCAAAATCCTACACAACCAGAATATTTAGGACACCAAAATGCAAAATATGTACATGATAGTTATGCAAGAGATAATTATTTATATGAATCTGAAGTTTATGCAGGAACACAAAGTATTTATGACATAAGTGATAAAGCGAATCCAATATTAGTCAGTACTACTACAACACCATATGCTTATAATCACAATTCTTGGACATCAGATGATGGCAATTATTTGTTTACTACTGATGAAAGAGAATATGCTCCTATTGGTGTGTATGATATTCACGATAAAAGCAATCCAATTTTAATTAGTACCATAAAAAATTCACCTAACGAAAGCGTTATTCCACACAATGTAAGAGTCATCAACGATTACCTTGTAGTAGCTCACTACAAATTAGGTGTTGTCATTTGGGACGCTAGCCATCCAGACAATATTATAAAAGTTGGACAGTACGACTGCTCTCCTAACTATGACAACATTGCTTCACCATGGCATGGCGTTTGGGAAGCATATCCATATTTTCCATCAGGAAATATTATTTTAAGTGATATTGACGAAGGATTATTTGTAGTAAAACCAAATTATATTAGAGCTGCTCGACTAGAAGGTACTGTTTATGATGCTATAACCAACCAAGTGTTGCCAAGTGCAGTTATTACATTTTTAGATGATGCTTCAATTAATAGTACATCAAATGCAATTGGCGAGTACAAAACAGGTAGAGTTGAAAATGGCATATTTAATGTTAGCATTGATTTAGCTGGATATATTAGCCAAACCGCTACTGTTTCCATTCAAAATGACTCAGTAACGATATTAAATATTCATTTAACGCCAAGAGGTGGTAAAATTGAAGGCAATATTAAAGATATTAATACTAATTTAGACTTACAAGGAGCAACAATTGCTATTACAGAACTTAGTAAAAACTATACTACTGATTCATTAGGATATTTTATTACAAATACTATAGATAGTGGCGTATACAATATTCATGTAGCATTGGCTGGATATATAAGTATAGATACAACAGTAACAATTTACAACGGAGTAATAACACTTCAAGATTTTTATTTGCAACCAATAGCTACCAACAAGATAGAAAATGCAGTACAAAAAATTAAAATTGCAGTACAAAACAAGCAAGTAATACTAATTAATAATCAAGCAGATTTATATACAACTTGTTTTATTAGCGATGTTTTAGGTAGAAAATACAATTATACATTATCTAACAATATTTTAGATTTAAGTGCACTATCCAATGGCACTTATTTTCTTACATTTGTATTGAATGATAAAACTTTGTATAGTCAGCAATTCTATCTTCATTAA
- a CDS encoding four helix bundle protein has translation MEERIQSFFDLNVWQKAHSLTLNIYQYTDSFPEKERGTLVDQLKRASSSVVVSISEGFQRRNKQDKTRLYSDAQSALNDVYYLLYLSNDLGYGTSAQLQEDTIEIQKMLGGLIRSVLGKNKHRNRNDEDSDNNDNNDDNNYSSQKSNSSSFVGNSDAEML, from the coding sequence ATGGAAGAAAGAATTCAATCATTTTTTGACTTAAATGTGTGGCAAAAAGCACATAGTTTAACGCTAAACATTTACCAATACACAGATAGCTTTCCAGAAAAAGAAAGAGGTACGCTAGTAGATCAATTAAAAAGAGCTAGCTCTAGTGTTGTTGTAAGTATTTCTGAAGGATTTCAGAGAAGAAACAAACAAGACAAAACAAGATTGTATAGCGATGCACAATCTGCTTTAAACGATGTTTACTATTTATTATACTTATCTAATGATTTAGGATATGGTACTTCTGCTCAACTACAAGAAGATACTATTGAAATACAAAAAATGCTAGGTGGTTTAATTCGTTCTGTTTTAGGTAAAAACAAACACCGAAATAGAAATGATGAAGATAGTGACAATAACGACAACAACGATGACAATAACTACAGTAGTCAAAAGAGCAACTCATCTAGTTTTGTAGGCAACAGCGATGCCGAAATGCTGTAA
- the accC gene encoding acetyl-CoA carboxylase biotin carboxylase subunit codes for MKKILIANRGEIAVRIIKSCKKLGIHTVAVFSEADRNAPHVRLADEAVCIGPPPSKDSYLKIDTIIDVAKQLNVDGIHPGYGFLSENALLAKACADNNIIFIGPSEKAIEVMGSKLAAKQAVAQYNVPLVPGTDKPISDVNEAKAIATTIGFPILIKASAGGGGKGMRVVENESELEEQMNLAISEATSAFGDGSVFIEKYVTAPRHIEIQILGDNHGNVIHLFERECSIQRRHQKVVEEAPSAILTSDLRQKMGEAAINVAKAVNYSGAGTVEFILNENMDFYFLEMNTRLQVEHPVTEFITGIDLVEQQIKIANNEVLQIKQEDLKINGHAIELRVYAEDPENNFLPDIGTLHTYKRPKGIGIRVDDGFEQGMEIPIYYDPMIAKLIVHANNRNEAIELLIEAIDSYKIKGVKTTLPFGKFVAKHPAFINGNFDTNFVNQYFHPNQYNENELLVATAVAAKILKQTENQFDINNYLPK; via the coding sequence ATGAAAAAAATTCTAATTGCCAACAGAGGTGAAATTGCAGTAAGAATAATTAAATCGTGCAAAAAATTAGGCATTCATACAGTAGCTGTTTTTTCTGAAGCAGACCGAAATGCTCCACATGTTCGTTTAGCAGATGAGGCTGTTTGTATTGGTCCTCCACCATCAAAAGATTCTTATTTAAAAATTGACACTATTATTGATGTTGCTAAGCAGTTAAATGTAGATGGCATTCATCCTGGTTATGGTTTTTTATCTGAAAATGCATTGCTAGCAAAAGCATGTGCTGATAATAATATTATTTTCATAGGACCTTCTGAAAAAGCCATAGAAGTAATGGGAAGCAAGTTAGCAGCAAAACAAGCAGTGGCTCAGTATAATGTACCATTAGTTCCTGGAACAGATAAACCTATTAGCGATGTGAATGAAGCAAAAGCTATTGCTACAACAATTGGTTTTCCTATTTTAATTAAAGCAAGTGCTGGTGGTGGTGGAAAAGGAATGCGTGTAGTAGAAAACGAGAGCGAATTAGAAGAACAGATGAATTTAGCCATATCTGAAGCTACTTCTGCCTTTGGTGATGGAAGTGTGTTCATAGAAAAATATGTAACAGCGCCACGACATATCGAAATTCAAATTTTAGGTGATAATCATGGTAATGTTATTCATTTGTTTGAAAGAGAATGTTCTATTCAAAGAAGACATCAAAAAGTAGTAGAAGAAGCACCTTCTGCTATATTAACTTCTGATTTAAGACAAAAAATGGGCGAAGCAGCTATTAATGTAGCTAAAGCTGTAAATTATAGTGGTGCAGGAACTGTAGAATTTATTTTAAATGAAAACATGGATTTTTATTTCTTGGAAATGAATACGCGTTTGCAAGTAGAACATCCTGTTACAGAGTTTATTACTGGAATTGACTTAGTAGAACAGCAAATTAAAATTGCGAATAATGAAGTACTACAAATTAAACAAGAAGATTTAAAAATAAACGGTCATGCAATAGAACTAAGAGTATATGCTGAAGATCCTGAAAATAATTTTCTACCAGATATTGGTACACTACACACCTACAAAAGACCAAAAGGAATTGGTATACGAGTAGATGATGGTTTTGAGCAAGGTATGGAAATTCCTATTTACTACGATCCGATGATTGCTAAATTAATTGTACATGCTAATAATAGAAATGAAGCAATTGAACTTTTAATTGAAGCAATTGATAGTTATAAAATTAAAGGAGTAAAAACCACTTTACCATTCGGAAAGTTTGTAGCCAAACATCCTGCGTTTATTAATGGCAACTTCGATACTAATTTTGTCAACCAATATTTTCATCCAAATCAGTATAATGAAAATGAATTGCTAGTAGCAACAGCAGTAGCCGCTAAAATACTTAAGCAAACTGAAAATCAATTTGATATAAACAACTACCTACCCAAATAA
- a CDS encoding ABC transporter permease: protein MNTISQIAKLVKKEFKVEWRDKTIISSIFAYVVGAIYLVYLVFQGKITFNAWLSVFWIIVLFTALNAVYRTFIKEANEQFYYIKNVASVVVLINSKIIYNTITIFVLSIAVYFLMFIFFDNKINYPFYFVLTIFLVSLGFSSIFSLLSGITAKTQNVILLFILSFPLVLPLMLLTVKLSFLCDFYTEIKDLYLHLMAVLLLDMIVIVLSNILFPFIWKD from the coding sequence TTGAATACAATTTCACAAATAGCAAAATTAGTTAAGAAAGAATTTAAAGTAGAATGGAGAGATAAAACCATTATTAGTTCTATTTTTGCATATGTAGTTGGTGCCATTTACTTAGTGTATTTGGTTTTTCAAGGTAAGATAACTTTTAATGCATGGTTAAGCGTTTTTTGGATTATTGTTTTGTTTACAGCTCTAAATGCAGTGTATAGAACTTTTATTAAAGAAGCCAACGAACAGTTTTACTATATAAAAAATGTGGCTAGTGTTGTTGTTCTAATAAACTCAAAAATAATATATAATACTATTACTATTTTTGTATTAAGTATAGCCGTTTATTTTTTGATGTTTATTTTTTTCGATAATAAAATTAATTATCCATTCTATTTTGTACTCACTATTTTTTTAGTCAGTTTAGGATTTTCGAGTATTTTTAGTTTGCTATCTGGAATTACAGCTAAAACGCAAAATGTAATATTGTTATTTATTTTATCATTTCCTTTGGTTTTACCATTAATGTTGCTAACTGTTAAATTAAGTTTTTTATGTGATTTTTATACCGAAATAAAAGATTTGTATTTACATTTGATGGCAGTTTTATTGTTAGATATGATAGTGATTGTGTTGTCAAATATATTGTTCCCGTTTATTTGGAAAGATTAG
- the ccsA gene encoding cytochrome c biogenesis protein CcsA codes for MKNYWWKILAVICLFYSLVAGLLFNVPELNILEESIRNLFFHVPMWFSMMFLMFLSLFYSIKYLSTQNPLDDIKAANYAKVGFVFGLLGIITGSIWAKATWGKFWVFQEVKLNGAAAAILVYVAYFILRNSFSDEQMKARLSAVYNIFSFVMFMVLINVIPRITDSSLHPGNGGNPGFNAYDLDNNLRLVFYPAVIGWILLSYWIAQILIRLDKLERKILNLEL; via the coding sequence ATGAAAAATTATTGGTGGAAAATACTTGCTGTAATATGTCTTTTTTATTCATTAGTAGCTGGTTTACTGTTCAATGTTCCTGAGTTAAATATCTTAGAAGAATCTATTAGAAATTTGTTTTTTCATGTGCCAATGTGGTTCAGCATGATGTTTTTAATGTTTTTGTCTTTATTTTATAGCATTAAGTATTTAAGCACACAGAATCCATTAGATGATATTAAAGCAGCTAACTACGCAAAAGTTGGTTTTGTTTTTGGTTTATTGGGAATTATCACTGGTTCAATTTGGGCAAAAGCAACTTGGGGAAAATTTTGGGTGTTTCAAGAAGTAAAACTCAATGGTGCTGCTGCGGCTATATTGGTATATGTAGCTTATTTTATTTTGCGAAATTCTTTTTCAGACGAACAAATGAAAGCTCGTTTAAGTGCAGTATATAACATATTCTCATTTGTCATGTTTATGGTGTTGATTAATGTTATTCCAAGAATTACAGATTCATCACTACATCCAGGAAATGGCGGAAATCCTGGTTTTAATGCCTACGATTTAGATAATAATTTGCGTTTGGTATTTTATCCAGCAGTTATTGGTTGGATATTATTAAGCTATTGGATAGCACAAATTTTAATAAGACTTGACAAATTAGAAAGAAAAATTTTAAATTTAGAATTATAA
- a CDS encoding Glu/Leu/Phe/Val dehydrogenase — MSSGSKFYENVQAYVDHAAKYTKFAKDKGLMEQIKSCNAVYRIKFPVKIKNKIEVIEAYRVQHSHHQLPTKGGIRYSDMVDQEEVMALASLMTYKCAVVNVPFGGAKGGIKIDTKKYNVEDIEKITRRYTFELIKKGFIGPSLDVPAPDYGTGPREMSWIADTYIQFNQSQIDAHGCVTGKPVSNGGIHGRTEATGRGVFYGIRHACSFKEDMEKLGLSVGIEGKKVCVQGFGNVGYHTAKIMFDNGVVIVGISEKEGTLYNKEGIDVNDLKKYQIKKGTIRNYPNATFFPDPNYIIELDCDILVPAALESTITKANAKKVKAKIIGEGANGPVTQEADEILREKGVMIIPDMYLNAGGVTVSYFEWLKNLSHVSFGRMDNRFQDNAFGNILNIVESTTGKKITKKQRDLVHGADELALVNSGLEDTMIEAYNNIRSVLKKHRAIKDLRTAAYVYALDKIGTAYQEMGVFP, encoded by the coding sequence ATGAGTTCAGGTTCCAAATTTTACGAAAATGTACAAGCATATGTCGACCATGCTGCTAAGTACACTAAATTTGCTAAAGACAAAGGTTTAATGGAACAAATTAAATCGTGTAATGCTGTTTATCGAATAAAGTTTCCTGTAAAAATCAAAAATAAAATAGAAGTAATTGAAGCTTATCGCGTACAACACAGTCACCACCAATTGCCAACAAAAGGTGGAATTAGATATAGTGATATGGTTGACCAAGAAGAAGTAATGGCTTTGGCTTCATTAATGACTTACAAATGTGCTGTAGTAAATGTGCCATTTGGTGGTGCAAAAGGTGGTATTAAAATCGATACCAAAAAATATAATGTAGAAGATATTGAAAAAATTACTCGACGATATACTTTCGAACTTATTAAAAAAGGATTTATTGGTCCATCTTTAGATGTGCCTGCTCCAGACTACGGTACTGGTCCTCGAGAAATGAGTTGGATTGCAGATACATACATTCAGTTCAATCAGTCGCAAATAGATGCACATGGTTGTGTTACAGGAAAACCAGTTTCTAATGGTGGTATTCATGGCAGAACAGAAGCAACAGGTAGAGGTGTTTTTTATGGTATAAGACATGCATGTTCGTTTAAAGAAGATATGGAAAAATTAGGTTTGTCGGTTGGTATTGAAGGTAAAAAAGTATGTGTACAAGGTTTTGGAAATGTAGGTTATCACACAGCTAAAATTATGTTTGATAATGGTGTTGTGATAGTCGGAATTTCAGAAAAAGAAGGTACACTATACAACAAAGAAGGAATTGATGTTAATGATTTGAAGAAATATCAAATAAAAAAAGGAACAATACGAAATTATCCAAATGCTACATTTTTTCCAGATCCAAATTATATTATCGAATTAGATTGCGATATATTAGTTCCTGCTGCATTAGAGTCTACAATAACAAAAGCCAATGCCAAAAAAGTAAAAGCAAAAATTATTGGCGAAGGTGCAAACGGACCAGTTACTCAAGAAGCAGATGAAATTTTAAGAGAGAAAGGTGTGATGATAATTCCAGACATGTATTTGAATGCTGGTGGTGTTACCGTTTCTTATTTCGAATGGTTAAAAAATTTATCGCATGTGAGTTTTGGACGAATGGACAACCGTTTTCAAGATAATGCATTTGGCAACATATTAAATATAGTTGAAAGTACAACTGGAAAAAAAATCACCAAAAAACAAAGAGACTTAGTACATGGTGCAGATGAGTTGGCTTTGGTAAATTCTGGTTTAGAAGATACCATGATAGAAGCATATAATAATATTAGAAGTGTACTAAAAAAACACAGAGCCATTAAAGATTTGAGAACAGCTGCCTATGTTTACGCACTAGATAAAATAGGAACAGCATATCAAGAAATGGGCGTATTTCCATAA
- a CDS encoding PIN domain-containing protein, translated as MIYRLFIDSDVIIDFFTNRTPFADSASQLLELNHKGEITLYLSALSINNIYYILRKFLGHKKSIEVIESLIDITEIIGTTKKEIMEALKNNFSDFEDAIQYTSALKIEKLDAIITRNTKDYKQSSIPVMTPNEFLNFKENNKQQGI; from the coding sequence ATGATATATAGATTGTTTATAGATTCAGATGTTATTATAGATTTTTTCACCAATAGAACTCCATTTGCAGATTCAGCTAGCCAACTTTTAGAGCTAAACCATAAGGGCGAAATTACCTTATATTTGTCTGCATTGTCTATAAATAATATTTATTATATATTAAGAAAATTTTTAGGTCATAAAAAATCAATAGAAGTTATTGAATCATTGATTGATATAACTGAAATAATAGGAACAACTAAAAAAGAAATAATGGAAGCTCTAAAAAATAATTTTTCAGATTTTGAAGATGCTATTCAATATACTTCTGCATTAAAAATTGAAAAATTAGATGCAATAATCACAAGAAATACTAAAGATTATAAACAATCGTCCATTCCAGTAATGACGCCTAATGAATTTCTTAATTTTAAAGAAAACAATAAACAACAAGGAATTTAA
- a CDS encoding AMP nucleosidase → MKSKEEIVENWLVRYTGTELNEFGQYILLTNFNKYIYKFAELNQVEVKGLNTPMINATANNITIINFGMGSPVAATMLDLLSAIKPKAVLFLGKCGGLKKKNEIGDFVLPIAAIRGEGTSNDYFPPEVPALPSFALQKAISTAIRENELDYWTGTVYTTNRRVWEHDEKFKKYLRKIRAMAIDMETATIFTVAFANAIPVGALLLVSDQPMIPEGVKTEESDKIVTKNFVDLHLKVGIDALHQIMEQKTTIKHLKF, encoded by the coding sequence ATGAAATCTAAAGAAGAAATAGTAGAAAATTGGTTGGTAAGATATACAGGTACAGAGTTAAATGAATTTGGACAATATATACTATTAACTAACTTTAATAAATACATCTATAAATTTGCAGAACTCAATCAAGTAGAAGTAAAAGGACTAAATACACCAATGATTAATGCTACTGCAAATAATATTACCATTATTAATTTTGGAATGGGAAGTCCAGTTGCAGCAACTATGCTCGATTTATTGTCGGCCATTAAACCTAAAGCCGTATTGTTTTTAGGAAAATGTGGAGGACTCAAAAAGAAAAATGAAATTGGCGATTTTGTTTTGCCAATTGCTGCTATTCGTGGTGAAGGTACTAGTAACGATTATTTTCCACCAGAAGTGCCAGCACTACCATCGTTTGCACTACAAAAAGCCATTTCTACTGCTATTAGAGAAAACGAATTAGACTATTGGACAGGCACTGTTTATACTACCAACAGACGCGTTTGGGAACACGATGAAAAGTTTAAAAAGTATCTACGAAAAATTAGAGCTATGGCAATTGATATGGAAACAGCTACCATTTTTACAGTAGCATTTGCTAATGCTATTCCAGTTGGAGCATTGCTATTAGTGTCCGACCAACCTATGATTCCAGAAGGCGTTAAAACAGAAGAAAGTGATAAAATTGTTACTAAAAATTTTGTAGACTTACACTTAAAAGTAGGCATTGATGCACTACATCAAATTATGGAGCAAAAAACAACCATCAAACACTTAAAATTTTAA